From the Limanda limanda chromosome 7, fLimLim1.1, whole genome shotgun sequence genome, the window tggggggcagACAGACAAGAGGAAAAAGATAGGGGCCGCGGAAGACAGAAGTAAATGGACGTGAGAGGAGAAACATTGCCGCTCGTGTTGGTGTTGGGTCACTTTCCTTATTAAGGCTGCTCAGCCGAGCCGCTGTAACGTGGATCCCTAACAAGCCTTGTAATGAGACATGAGAAATGCCCTTTAGTGATGGTTCAAACATTTATCTGCTGCTCACTGCCCAAAACCCACGGCCTCAATAAAACATCCTTCTCCGCCCGTCGTTAAAAGAGgaaattttaataataattatatggGATCCTGATCTCGCAGATAAGAGTGTACGGACCCAAGCTAATGAGAAGAATTCGCCCATCGTTTGTTTGTCCTAATTGGAAGCGATTCATTAACTTGAAGGAAAAACAGCATGGCCGTTCTGTTTTGCGACAGATGGCCCTTTAAATCAATCATTTACAAATCAgtcaataatatatattaaagaaTGAAATTAAGCCAACTGTATTAATGGGGGGGAAATCACTGGCCTGTGTCAAGCGCCATACGGCCAAGGAGCGGGCCAACGAAAGCAAGATGGAGCTGAGGCAGCATGCAACATAGGGGGATGCAAAGGAGAAAAGTATTAATAGTGCGCTGCCAAATCAGGGTAACATGCACGCCACACAAGAGGCCCGAAACAAGAAGGAGCTGTCCTCACTGATGGAAGGAGGAAGTAAGGAAAAGGCAAAGAGcgattggtgtgtgtgtgtgtcagtgtgtatgtgtgttggtgttggtggtgttgtGCAGCTGGGGAACTGATGCTGAGCGACCCGGACAGgttctgtttctgttcattgCAAGACTGTTATCCAGAGTGACCGTGTTGTCTTCTCTTCCCTCCACAAAGGTTATGCCATTGCCAGCAGTCCACATGACACAATGAATGAGCCACTGCTGCTTGAGCCGGAGACGCTCATCAGGTCAGTCTTACAAGAAGCTGAAACCTTGCTCCCCATCAAACCTGGGGTCCAGGGGTCCAGAGTTACTGGGAAATCAGCGCCGGATCCCAGTATTCCCCAGTTCTTGTTTGTGACCTATAGTGAGGCTGCGGATGCATTGTGGAAATGACGTGCTTGGTAATCGGGTGTGTTGGGCTGTCAGCTCAGGGTGCATGATCTTGCCAGCATGACTCAAGTCTGCCCGTGAGCTGCTTCCTGTGCCTGTGCATCTACTCCAGTTGCTTGTATGATCTATTTTAGATTCTTTCGCCCAAGGATGTGTGTGCATTCTCACTGCAGAGAGCCACAGAAAtaagggaaaaaagagaagaggagggggaataGACAATGTTGAAATAATCTACAGGCAATCATGCAAATTCCCCAGACGTTGTGCACTCAGGGAAGCTGTAGATACGAGTGTAGCCTCACATCTTATCCGGGCACAACAAATTTGGTCAACAAATAGATCCCTATTGACCAGTTGCACAGACtaacataaaaataatatgtGAGCCAACATGTGTGACATTGCAAGCGTCCACGTCTTAGCCTGTAGTAAAATCCTGCGTTTATCCAATTGGATTAATCATGACTCCATGCCGTGTCCAGAGTGCACTGTGTTAAAGCCATTTCATTGGCTCCTTCCTTTTACGTAACCGAGTGAGGGaaaaagggagaggaggacagtgCTCAACAAATGTGGGTCTTGACCATGTCTGAAGGCAGAGGAGTTCGTCCTGGCAATAACAGGAGGCAGCGTCGGAGAGACCGGGTCCTCCATCGCTCGCCCAGATGTCACGCACCTTGTGGCCTTCACACACTGAAGGGGCCAGGCTGAATTTGGCGTGACCCTGATGTGTCATCCTGATTTAGACACTAGCTTCCAATGTGGCCTGATAGCcgtgtgcgtgcacgtgtgcCGATCCGCCattggtttttttcttttttttttgcacaagcAGGAAAATGTGGATCTCCTCGCCGTAATCCCACAAGAGCAGGCTTCCTTGGAAGGCACGGTGCAGCAGAAGCAGGGGCATTGTTGTCGGTGAATGGCTGGGGCTAATCTCGGGGAGGCAGTGGTCTGTCGGAGGGGCTTTTGAGCAGATTTGAGCCCGAGGGGTGAGAGTAACAACAACCAAAAAGAGAagaagggggggaaaaagatCTTTCCTTTCTAGTTTAAAGATTTGCTTTATGAATGGCACTCAGCAAATTCAAATTAGCCAAACTGAAGTGGAGGTATACttatttccatttccattcaGCCTTCCAGATTTATATGTATAGCCTAAATTTCAACTATAGATATGCTAATCTGACATAGTGTTTACAGtacataaatatatctataatGACGTTTAAAGGGagatctttaaaaaacatgagTCTGGGATATGGAGCCATGTTGGATTAGGTGTACAATGGATTCTGCTCTCAGCCTGAAAGCGAGGTCTTGTCACCTGCAGATCCGTTTTACATGCAAAGTACATTTTCACATCACCAGCAGACGGATTGAAGAAATGCTGCATCCCCATCAATCTTCCCAGGATGATGCCGATCGTGTCTTTGTCTGATCTCCTGGGAACGAGGGAATTTGGGGGGGTGTGAAGAGTGGTTTCATACCGCCATCTGCTGGCTGGAAAAGAGAAGACAGCTAATCTCAGCTCTGTCTACAAGCCTCTCATAAAGGAtcatctgctgtttttttttaaatctcatttcCATTATAACATTATAATGTGCACACTAAAATGTTTTCTAGGTCAATGCTGAACTCAAAACAGTCCTCACCACAGAGTCATCAAtcattatttccacattttctcACTTTGAAAGTAATGGATTTTTCCAGCTGCAATTACTTTGTCTTTTGTTACCATGACACCAAATCCACCAAACAGTGTCTGCGGCCAAATGAGTCCAAAGAGGTTTCAGCTGTAGCGTCTGAGGGAAGATGTCAGATGCTTGTCGAGAACACTGTGACTCAGCCGCAcaacttttctctctcacacacacacacacacacaggatcctaacccctaaccctgaTCATCACAAAGAAACGCCTGACCACCAAACTCTGACCAAAACAAATCCTCACTGTAAAATCTAATCTTAGCATTCGTCTCCTGTTCCCATGGTGAAGTCCCTGCCAGGACATAATAGGCAAGCGCAAACacttgtgtacacacacacacacacacacacacacacacacacacacacacacacacacacacacacacacacacacacacacacacacacacacacacacacacacacacacacacacacacacacacacacacacacacacacacacacacacacacacacacacacacacacacacacacacacacacacacacacacacacacacacacacacacacacacacacacacaaaatatacaaggttttgtttttctcacaataACCTACAAATAACTGCAAGGATAACACAGAGCTAGGGGATACTGATAACAGTAAGACTGACTTACATCATTCCAAATACAATTCTGTTCCTAAAGTTTAACCTAAATGGCAACAGCTCACACAGTGAAGTTTTATTTGCTAACTTTTATCCTCCAACTGTACATACTTCAAATTGAAAATATCTTACCATTCAAATTGAACAATCCTTTAAAGTTATCGATATTCTTATACATTTCATTTCCCGCAGAAAACTCCTTTTGTATGTAAACTTACTTGGCAACGACCTCCCGATTCTTATTCTGATAAGTGTGTATTTGATACTCAAGGACTTAGCATCTGCAcgctggagagaaaaaactgccAAAGAAAATTGTTGCTGGGAGACATTACTCACTTTATTTGTCCTCAAGAGAGAAACAAGCACCGACCCCAGCcgagaggaaaaacaagaacacaTTAACCAAAGATGGAAAACAGAACAACAGGAGATCGGTCTCTGAAAACACTTCAGAAGGGTGCGGCTAAATAAAGATTTCGGAAAGCATTCAGAATAATAGCTCTTAACCTGCAGGTCTCTTTTAAAAGGACATTTTCCAATCCTGGTCTACTCAAACCAAAGTCGTCCGGTCACTTAATTTTGTAGCAGTGGCAGCCAGCGTCCAATGAAAACAGAGAATATGCGTCATCTCCTGATTGCTTGGTTCAAAGAAATGGTTCGAGTGCTGTAATCAGTGAAACGTCCTCCTTGTGTGGGACTCGAGTGTCTGCAACACTGAAGTGGCATCGACGAAGAAATCCTCAGGGTTTTATACAACAGCTCTGTAGCAGTAAGAGATATAAAGAACAGCCtcattcaaattaaagttacTTCAAGCTAACCACACAGGAATATTAAGTGTTTAACCTGCTGATTTGACTTCAGTGGTTCACCTTGAGTTTGGTAAACAGGAAGACAACACACACGTGAAGGGAGACATTtaattttcatgtttatttggaagaaattaaGTACAAACAGTGGCATTTTCttccagagaaaaaaagaacaaaagtgAACAAGTCAGGTCCTTTCTGCTGACGCTCTCTGTGATACAGACGGTCTAAACAAAGCAATTAAATAACAACGGACTAATACCCCCGTACATATTACTGAGACAAATCTACTTGTGTCAAACAAGCAGATCCCCCAGAATAATAATCCCTAAATTCCACTATGGTACACACAGTCACTCTTTAAACTGTTGGTGTAGAGAAGTGTTTGATCAACAGACTGTTGTGTTCCTGCACTTAATCATCTGATAACTGTGGGATAATAAGAATCAACGTTTAGAAAGACAGAACGCATGGTTAGAATATAATGAGCGTCCATGCTACACTACTCtgaatagaaaacaaaatatcTAGGATCATTCCGCGCGGCGCAACGATAGTCTTACAtggctaaaataaaatataaagacaGGATAGTGTgtgtaacatttttttttttttttaaactgtaaaatattaatacaaaagGTTTAGGTTTTCACAAACAGTTAATCAACATACAAAAGTCTGAATTTACAAAACTCTATCTTAATCAGTGTTGACAAATAGATTAAGCTACTATAAGTAGACAACTTCCAAAAAAGGGTGAGAAATTAATTCTAATATAAACTCAACTGCATTTAAAGATAAATTGTGGCTCACTGACACATTTTGTCCACGAGAAGGAAGATTTCATTACCATGACGCATTAATCTAAAGAACACAAAAAGGTTTGTAACAGTATTTAgtaaacacaactgaaatgaCGATGCATGGCAGTCGCGGAGTCAAGTCAATGGTGGAATGTTAATCCTACTTCTTATTAACTTAACATCGACCAGGAGATTATATTATCGCCCGTTTGTTAGTTTGTCAGCAGGCTTACACAAAAACTAATCAAAGGCTTTTTATCCAACGTTGTGGGAGGATGGGAAAAAGTGTTGATCCAGAAGATTTTATACTCAGGttcttttttgacatttccttagatttcccagggaatcgTTTATGGATGTTAATGAAAGAAATCTGGCATATTAAGGGCACTCATTTCAATTGATGCGTGTAGTTTTATGCGGTATGATTGAattttaaagggactgttgggccttggtggaccTACGTGCTCTACTGGGTGCTATTCTAGTTAATTCTGCATTCAAATTATAGTTTTAAGGATAGATTATTGTCACTGAAGCGATGGAGACAGACTCTTTTGTTCTCATTAACTCAAAGTAAGAATCCCGTTGTCCTAAACATAAAAATATCAACGTGCTGAGAATAAATAAAGCCACTGCTTACAGACTGTGCTGTAGAAAGTCAGATTTCACTGTATTCAGTCGTGTATTAAGCATCCAGCTCCACAGAATAACAAAGCAACGTAGCCTATTAAACTGCATTCAGACAACCTTGCCAGAGGCTGTGATGTGTAGATGAAAAAGATAAACCTACATATAGTAATGAAAACcagatacaaaaaaatatattgagtACAACTGTACCAGCAGTGAGTATTTCTAACATGTtatagataaaaaataaattctgagtaaatatatatatatatagtatagaaTAAGGATTGTAATAGAAACCAGCTATTTGAAACATGCTTTCTAGTTAGGGATATGTACTTTGATTGATATTAGTTTACTAAGTAATCAGCCACAGTGAGCATATTAACAGGAAACTAAAACGATTTAGTCAACAGCGGATACGTCCAGTTCAGGATCATAAAGAAGACGAAGGTTAGTCGAGGGTCTTCAGAAAGCAGAGGGACCAGCGCCTTAAATGCATAATGACCATTTCAAAACTGAAACAGGCGACCTGCTACCTAACCGGTCCGAATGTTATAGTGCATTTGAGACCTGGTTGTCATTTTCAAGTAATATAGATTCAAAAAGCAGTGAGAGTTTATAGAGTGAAAACGATGAAGACCAGATCTATGGCTTATATGTGGAGAGAaaggcgggcggggggggggggggggggggggggttctttgGCTATCAAGGCAAGTGAAAGGCTGGTTTAACAGAACAGAGGCTGACAACCAATTGTAAAATCTATGATTGTATAAATTCCACAACCACCATCGTCAATCCAATTACAGTATGGAACATTTACTTTCTCTTCTTTGATTGAAAAACTTCCCCACAGTGTTCTAATAAGAGGTTAACCTCAGCGCCCACGAGTGACCGGCCTGGCAGCACCACGTCTTACATTGTTCTTGGCTAAGGGAAGTTGATGCTTGGCAAGAAGCAAAGACTAAAGAAGGCGATTGTAATGTTTACTCCCCCCCGCTTCATGGATCTGAATCTGGGCTCTGATGACCCCCGCCCTTGGCCTTGATTTGGAGCCAGGCATCTCCCAGGGCTTTGGCGAAGTGGTCATCCACCGACCCTGTGATGGACACCGAGTTGGACTCAGGCTCCGCCTCTTTGTAGTTTTTCCCAAGGCTGCGACGGAAGTGCTCCTCAATCACGGGGTCACATACTGTGTTGGCTAAAATAGAAAGATGTGTGGAGGAAGGAGACCAACAACTCAGTTATTACCATGCAGGTAATATAAGAAATTAACTTAGCTATGATAAAATCCTGGAATCACTAAAAAGTTCACTTCTGTCACTCCTGTAGAGAATATAAGATATAGTTTCACAGGCTTTTAAAGGCTACTACCAGAATGATAACGCACAGTCACAAAGCAGAATCTGCTCAAACTTATTTCATGAACATGACAATGTGTTCCGTGTGCTCAGTTCCAATAAAACTCCTTTGGGATGAGGCGGAACAGGAGATTGGCTTCGTGAATGTGCAGCTGACAAATTATGTGACGCAATCATGTCAACACGGAGCCCAATCAGAGGAATGTTCCCAAGTTCCCGTGGATCTCTGCCACGAAAAACTGAGGCTGTACTGAGCCCTACTCAGTGACTGtatggtgttcctaataaagtgctctgTGACGTTAAAACACAGAGAGTTTCTTGATCAATCAGCATAGAAGTTTCCCTTTATGTGTCATAGTTAAAGTAATAAATTCCccatcatttaatttttttacatgAACCTGACATTATAACAGAAAGAGTGTATTGACAGTGTAAAGTGTGATGGTTTACCGTTGGTCTTCCTCTGATCAGCAGGTGGGCTGGGAGAGCAGCCGTTCATGTGGCAGTGAGAGAGATTACAGTTGCGGTTGCTCGCCGGGGCACAGGTAATAACTGAGGGACGATTCTAaagatggggggaaaaaatacatataactGGCAAACACGGACCTTTAcacttcaaaataaacttttgaGCAAGGCTGagcattttaatacatttagaaacgtaTGTCACACGAGGCGTCATGGCCATAGAGAATCATCGAGTATGAATGTGGCTTTAATTTATCAAAATTATACAACAAACCAAATGTTTTGCAAGTTGACCTACCTGCTGCCGCTCGACAGTCCCACCCATGACAGATCTCTCTCTGCCCCCAACTCCAATGTCGTGGCTGCTTTTGGTCAGAGGCAGAGGCTGGTCCACAGCGTAGCCCGAAATGGAAGCATACAAGTGGGTCCCATGGAGACCATTAGAAGAGGATGTGATGTGCTCCACAGGACTGTGACTCCAGTGCTCATTACGATTGTCTCCAGCAGAGGGACGGGCCCTTGATAAAGAAAGGACAAATTAAGAATAAATTAATAACAGCCACAACTTTTCTGAGACAAtgcaaatattaaattaatatcacatgtctataaaaaaaaatgcacatctTGTCCTATTTGTGGTTGCAACACTTTACAGCCAGGAGGTGGCGTACTGCGAGCTGTTATTTCGTTTTTAGACATGTTCACTTCATGATCACTAACTGGGTTTGGTCAGGCTCAATGGTTTGGTTGTTCCTGGATGAACTTAAATTGAggattttattctttatatcaatatataaatatggttCTGGTGCTGTTTACCTGTACGAACTGTACAAAATTAATACAGAAAGATTGACAGCCTAGTTTTCCAAACAGGCATAAAAACACATTCCGATACACTCTCCCAGATTCAGGAGAGGAGTAATAATTTTCAAAAACGTGGCATTtgtaataaaaaacatgtttaagaGAAGCCAAAGAACTCAAAAGGGGAAGTAGTTCCCTTAAACACATActtgaatattttttaaaagcacaaaataatgaaaaacaaataaaacatttttaaagacaCTTACAGCTGAGTGGCAAACAATCTGCTCATTTTGGTCATGTGGTCGTCATCACAGTTCATCCGGTCGTCCATTTGTTCTTCTCCATACTTCCGTTTGCTTGGGCAGTGAGGAGGGGGCCCGGTTATGTTGGACATGGCCGTGGGCATGGGGGGTGTCCTGGACTCATCTGTGGGAGAAGAATCAGGGGAGTAAAAAATCTCATCCGTTCTAAATCTATGTGTTTTCACTCAAGTCCTGAGTCAAGTCACAAGTCATTCCAGTTTAACAAAAGAGTGATAATGTACTAACTTTACACAAATCATGAatgctttgacatttttttatttgtaagaaCAAACATAGGTATCATTGTGTCTTTAAAACCATGtctttagcctaaatgtcctctgatgtcCTTCTCAGGAGACACGTCTGTATGCACACGGGCATCTCTAGTTCCAGtagtggacatttaggctaagAACACGGTGTAAGTGATGCTGtttgagtcaaatttgaatgccCGGGCTTGAATTTATGGAggcatttcatgttgttttctcacatgtgaagaagtggtcaccatttactttaattgtattggatctggctgcaacactgtttactcctgaaactccaaaagtgttttgtggactcgaacacttcacccacccttccATCGGCTTAAAggcgagtagataatgagggaattttcattttcctgTCAACTAACCCGTACGTCCAAGTCACGTTATAGTTTAGTTTCTGGGAGATAGGTTTGTGCACAGTCTTTGGGAAGGACACTTGTTGACTTAAGGTAATCCTTCGCCTCTCGACCTAACCTTAACAACTATGTGCCTCACCTGATCCTGAGTCGAAACTAACTCTTAACCAGCCGTTTAAAAAGGTGTGTCATAAAGTGAAAGTATCATCAACCGGTCAAACACAACAgggcaaatacacacaatagGTGCCCCGTTCAACAATTCTGTCTCAAAGTATGTAaacagtagtgtgtgtgtgtgtgtgtgggagctgtAATACAGATAAGtgcaagtaagaaaaaaaacaacatgacacTTCCTGACACAAGTTAAATGTGTGCTGTTTAATGACGGAAGCTCACCGTCGTAGTGCAGTCTCCCGATGTTATTGTTCATCTTGTCCAGGAACTGAGAGTTCAGCAGGTCCATTCTAGTGAAAAGCATTTACACCAACAGGCTAGCTGCTAACATGGATGTTAGCAAGTCGTGCCAGCGGAGAGACCAAGCGGGCTGGTGTCCTGTGGGACAGACACGAAGGGGGACAATGAGGACAAACGTTCACAACACTTTGACATCagtttaataaacaaaacaatgtggTTTCCTCGAGTCAGCCGATTAGCCGGCGGTGCCTGGGGCTAACTCTTGAGAGGCTAGCAGCTCCACTAGCATAACACGCTCAGACAACAGCTAGGCTAACTTTAACAAGCTCGGTTTAACTAGCAAATAATGAAGATAAGTTTGTTATATTCCACAAAATTCAGCCCATAACACACAGTTGAACGGTTATTGGTTGTTTACAGTAGGTTGGGACACTAGCTAGCTAAGCTACTTTGTCAACGGCGCAAGCTAGCGTTAGCCATTAGCAGCTTGTCACAAACTTTTGGAGGAAAACTTAACATTAGCTCAAAGGTTCAGATTGTGAGCAGAAaagtcaaataaacacaaaacctaGTCACAACTTCGCGACAGCTTCGGTGACTTGAAGTCGGACGAGAGAGTTCCAGCGCAGCGCCACGTTAAAAGTCAACGCTACTCACTCGGTCGACGAAAGTTACGAGTTAGCttcgatccacaacaacagcagcagaggctCCGTCTGACTGCTGCACTTTCTACTGCTAACAAAAGAGTGGAGAGCGGCCCTGGTGGAGGCGAGAGGAACAGCAGCCAGGCCGCAGGATGGTGAATGTTCATCCCACAaacccatctatctatctatctatatatattaatctaaacatctatctatctatctatctatctatctatctatctatctatctatctatctatctatctatctatctatctatctatctatctatctatctatctatctatctatctatctatctatctatctatctatctatatatattaatatatatatatatatattagatacatatatatatgcatctaaacatctatctatctatctatctatctatctatctatctatctatctatctatctatctatctatctatctatctatctatctatctatctatctatctatctatctatctatctatctatctatctatctatctatctatctgtctatctatccatccatccatccatcatccatccatccatccatccatccctctctctctctctctctctctctctctctctctctctatctatctatctatctatctatccatctaattgtatttatacataagaaaatgtctgatagagatgaagggagcagcgaTGACAAATGCAGTGGAGGAGTTATTGCcagtaatggtagaatatgtgagGAGGCGTCTTGTATATTGAGCAGATTAATCTGCCCCTCTTCCACAAGACGTTaattaaaaaagcaaataatttaatcaaattaaaagttgaAACAGCCCCTCACATCCCTCAAATTTTACGTTACAATTAATTTTATACCATACAGAGAAGCTCACAAAATGATTAACCtgccacaacaaaacaaaacttacaTACACGGTTtaggtatttttttaatataatgttaATTTATTAGGTCTCTTCCCTTTGTGGTCATCCGACCTGGACTTTTTGGCATATTCCTGCTAGcggacaaacaaaaaaacacagatgaaaacataacctctaaGGCGAAGGTAATTATGTGCAGACATTTCAGCAGCATATTGTTGAGGTGGAGAGCACAATGCAAGCAGCTGATCAACCACCTGACTGCAACACAGAGGTCAGCGGGGGGGGGATCTCAGCAGAGTGGAGACTAGTGTGGTTAGATTCAGCTCATGCTAAAGCTTCTATAAAGAGAATGAAACCATAAAGTTACACCTATTCTTAATATTGTACAGTTGACATCCTCTGACATCAGATCCACAATTGTATTATATGAAAAGTAAAAGCCTTTTGACAGGTGGAAAAAATCTATAGTTGACAGTAAAATTATAATGTGGGGAAACAGTTTGACAATATACAGAAATACAAAGAATATTGTACAACATACAAGCTATAATTAGAGCTGGAGATGTCACTGTCATTGATTCAACGAGATTCTACACCAGTAATGTGAAGCTCTGCTGTGATACCTGTTATTATATCCGctgttctctccatctccaaAATGTTGATGCAACACAAAGAAATTCTGAAAAAATATCTGAGCAGCCTAAGGTCTATAAATAATAGTAGCAGAATGTTggtaaataaatgtaaacattcCTTGTCCCtgcatattttactttttaaaatatttgctcgtacatactttatatttctcCTTGAAATATTGCGCAACATATGCATCAGTTTTGGCTGTTTTTACACATGAAACCACATGTTACAGATGTTATTTAATTCCCTATCATTTTCATCATATTGTGTAAATGGTCAGTATTGATATAGAAACCTTTCTAATCTTGATggccactcaaagcactttatagTACCGTTTTGTTCC encodes:
- the vgll4a gene encoding transcription cofactor vestigial-like protein 4 yields the protein MLFTRMDLLNSQFLDKMNNNIGRLHYDDESRTPPMPTAMSNITGPPPHCPSKRKYGEEQMDDRMNCDDDHMTKMSRLFATQLARPSAGDNRNEHWSHSPVEHITSSSNGLHGTHLYASISGYAVDQPLPLTKSSHDIGVGGRERSVMGGTVERQQNRPSVITCAPASNRNCNLSHCHMNGCSPSPPADQRKTNANTVCDPVIEEHFRRSLGKNYKEAEPESNSVSITGSVDDHFAKALGDAWLQIKAKGGGHQSPDSDP